The following coding sequences are from one Melospiza melodia melodia isolate bMelMel2 chromosome 2, bMelMel2.pri, whole genome shotgun sequence window:
- the RIPK4 gene encoding receptor-interacting serine/threonine-protein kinase 4 isoform X2 produces the protein MTALAPFAAFVFSAFRRERMELLEEARKMEMAKFRYILPVYGICREPVGLVMEYMETGSLEKLLASEPLPWELRFRIIHETAVGMNFLHCMSPPLLHLDLKPANILLDAHYHVKISDFGLAKCNGLSHSHDISMDGLCGTIAYLPPERIKEKNRCFDTKHDVYSFSIVVWGVLTQKKPFAEENNILHIMVKVVKGHRPELPAVSKSRPQSCNNLIKLMQKCWQDDPGERPTFQEITSETEALCEKPEDDTKEMITQDLDTKNAPEQQPEGICALSQKKQEPALPSVKDYSLSELLSQLDSGISQTMEGPEELSRSSSESKLASSDKRLSGVSSVDSAFSSRGSLSLSFERESSDIGTTDIQKRKLTEAILSGDTSKLMKILQPQDVDIVLDGNSSLLHLAVEAGQEECVKWLLLYNANPNLTNKKGSTPLHIAIEKRFKSIVELIMARKINVNAKDEDQWTALHFAAQNGDDFSTKMLLDKNASLNEVDFEGRAPIHIACQYGQENIVRILLRRGVNVNIKGKDDWVPLHYAAWQGHLPIVKLLAKQRGADVNVQTVDGRTSLHLAAQRGHYRVARLLIDLESDVNVRNGLLQTALHIAAETGHTSTSRLLLKHGADMEAATAEGYTALHLASRSGHLATTKLLMDERASVLARGPLNRTALHLAAENGHSEVVEELVSAENIDISDSEGFTALHLAARGGHAKAVEVLLKHGAHTDMPRPKGQAPLPPAQHSRNSSLTVLLSDT, from the exons ATGACGGCTCTGGCTCCCTTCGCCGCTTTTGTCTTTTCTGCTTTCAGAAG GGAGCGCATGGAGTTACTGGAAGAAGCCAGGAAGATGGAAATGGCAAAGTTTCGCTACATCCTCCCTGTCTATGGCATCTGCAGAGAGCCAGTGGGCCTGGTGATGGAATACATGGAGACAGGGTCCCTGGAGAAGCTGCTGGCCTCCGagcccctgccctgggagctgcgCTTCCGCATCATCCACGAGACCGCGGTGGGCATGAACTTCCTGCACTGCATGTCCCCTCCCCTGCTCCACCTGGACCTCAAGCCTGCAAACATCCTGCTGGATGCCCACTACCACGTCAAG atttcTGACTTTGGGCTTGCAAAGTGCAATGGCTTGTCCCATTCCCATGACATCAGCATGGATGGCTTGTGTGGCACCATTGCCTATCTGCCTCCAGAGCGCATCAAGGAGAAAAACAGGTGTTTTGACACCAAACATGATGTGTACAG CTTTTCCATCGTGGTTTGGGGAGTTCTTACACAGAAGAAGCCTTTTGCAG aggaaaacaacattttacATATTATGGTAAAAGTAGTTAAAGGGCACCGCCCAGAGCTACCTGCTGTTTCCAAATCCAGACCTCAGTCATGTAATAACTTGATCAAACTGATGCAAAAATGTTGGCAAGATGATCCTGGTGAACGGCCAACATTTCAAG aaaTCACTTCAGAAACAGAGGCCCTTTGTGAAAAACCAGAAGATGACACAAAGGAGATGATAACTCAGGACCTGGACACCAAGAatgccccagagcagcagcctgaG GGGATTTGTGCACTATCCCAGAAGAAACAGGAGCCTGCTCTACCATCAGTTAAGGATTACAGTCTCTcagagctgctgtcccagctggatTCGGGGATTTCACAGACTATGGAAGGCCCTGAGGAGCTCAGCCGCAGCTCTTCTGAGTCCAAACTTGCCTCCAGTGACAAGAGGCTTTCAGGAGTTTCATCTGTAGATTCAGCTTTTTCATCCAGAggatccctttccctttcctttgaaCGGGAGAGTTCAG ATATTGGTACCACAGACATACAGAAGAGGAAGCTAACGGAGGCGATTTTATCCGGAGATACCAGCAAGCTGATGAAGATCCTCCAGCCTCAAGATGTTGATATTGTTTTAGATGGGAACTCCAGCCTTCTGCACTTGGCTGTTGAAGCAGGTCAAGAAGAATGTGTCAAATGGCTCCTGCTGTACAACGCCAACCCTAACCTCACCAACAAGAAAGGGTCCACCCCTCTTCACATAGCCATCGAGAAGAGATTTAAAAGCATCGTGGAACTGATTATGGCCAGGAAAATCAACGTCAACGCCAAAGACGAGGACCAGTGGACCGCTCTCCACTTTGCTGCCCAGAACGGGGATGACTTCAGCACCAAAATGCTGCTTGACAAGAACGCGTCCTTAAACGAGGTGGATTTTGAGGGCAGAGCCCCCATCCACATAGCCTGCCAGTACGGCCAGGAGAACATCGTGCGCATCCTGCTGAGGAGAGGCGTCAACGTCAACATCAAGGGCAAGGACGACTGGGTGCCCCTTCACTACGCCGCCTGGCAGGGCCACCtgcccatcgtgaagctgctggCCAAGCAGCGCGGCGCCGACGTCAACGTGCAGACCGTGGACGGGAGGACCTCGCTGCACCTGGCCGCCCAGCGGGGTCACTACCGCGTGGCCCGGCTCCTCATCGACCTGGAGTCGGACGTCAACGTGCGCAACGGGCTCCTGCAGACTGCTCTGCACATCGCCGCTGAGACCGGCCAcaccagcacctccaggctgCTCCTCAAGCACGGGGCAGACATGGAGGCCGCCACGGCTGAGGGATACACCGCCCTGCACTTGGCGTCGCGCAGCGGCCACTTGGCCACGACGAAGCTGCTGATGGATGAGAGGGCCAGCGTGCTAGCCAGAGGGCCTTTAAACAGGACAGCGCTGCACCTTGCCGCGGAAAACGGGCACTCTGAGGTGGTGGAAGAACTTGTCAGTGCGGAGAATATCGATATTTCTGACAGCGAGGGGTTCACGGCTCTGCACCTGGCCGCGCGAGGGGGGCACGCCAAAGCGGTGGAGGTTCTCCTCAAGCACGGGGCCCACACTGACATGCCGAGACCCAAGGGTCAGGCCCCGCTCCCtcctgctcagcacagcaggaATAGCTCGCTCACGGTGTTGTTAAGTGACACTTAA
- the RIPK4 gene encoding receptor-interacting serine/threonine-protein kinase 4 isoform X3 — protein MELLEEARKMEMAKFRYILPVYGICREPVGLVMEYMETGSLEKLLASEPLPWELRFRIIHETAVGMNFLHCMSPPLLHLDLKPANILLDAHYHVKISDFGLAKCNGLSHSHDISMDGLCGTIAYLPPERIKEKNRCFDTKHDVYSFSIVVWGVLTQKKPFAEENNILHIMVKVVKGHRPELPAVSKSRPQSCNNLIKLMQKCWQDDPGERPTFQEITSETEALCEKPEDDTKEMITQDLDTKNAPEQQPEGICALSQKKQEPALPSVKDYSLSELLSQLDSGISQTMEGPEELSRSSSESKLASSDKRLSGVSSVDSAFSSRGSLSLSFERESSDIGTTDIQKRKLTEAILSGDTSKLMKILQPQDVDIVLDGNSSLLHLAVEAGQEECVKWLLLYNANPNLTNKKGSTPLHIAIEKRFKSIVELIMARKINVNAKDEDQWTALHFAAQNGDDFSTKMLLDKNASLNEVDFEGRAPIHIACQYGQENIVRILLRRGVNVNIKGKDDWVPLHYAAWQGHLPIVKLLAKQRGADVNVQTVDGRTSLHLAAQRGHYRVARLLIDLESDVNVRNGLLQTALHIAAETGHTSTSRLLLKHGADMEAATAEGYTALHLASRSGHLATTKLLMDERASVLARGPLNRTALHLAAENGHSEVVEELVSAENIDISDSEGFTALHLAARGGHAKAVEVLLKHGAHTDMPRPKGQAPLPPAQHSRNSSLTVLLSDT, from the exons ATGGAGTTACTGGAAGAAGCCAGGAAGATGGAAATGGCAAAGTTTCGCTACATCCTCCCTGTCTATGGCATCTGCAGAGAGCCAGTGGGCCTGGTGATGGAATACATGGAGACAGGGTCCCTGGAGAAGCTGCTGGCCTCCGagcccctgccctgggagctgcgCTTCCGCATCATCCACGAGACCGCGGTGGGCATGAACTTCCTGCACTGCATGTCCCCTCCCCTGCTCCACCTGGACCTCAAGCCTGCAAACATCCTGCTGGATGCCCACTACCACGTCAAG atttcTGACTTTGGGCTTGCAAAGTGCAATGGCTTGTCCCATTCCCATGACATCAGCATGGATGGCTTGTGTGGCACCATTGCCTATCTGCCTCCAGAGCGCATCAAGGAGAAAAACAGGTGTTTTGACACCAAACATGATGTGTACAG CTTTTCCATCGTGGTTTGGGGAGTTCTTACACAGAAGAAGCCTTTTGCAG aggaaaacaacattttacATATTATGGTAAAAGTAGTTAAAGGGCACCGCCCAGAGCTACCTGCTGTTTCCAAATCCAGACCTCAGTCATGTAATAACTTGATCAAACTGATGCAAAAATGTTGGCAAGATGATCCTGGTGAACGGCCAACATTTCAAG aaaTCACTTCAGAAACAGAGGCCCTTTGTGAAAAACCAGAAGATGACACAAAGGAGATGATAACTCAGGACCTGGACACCAAGAatgccccagagcagcagcctgaG GGGATTTGTGCACTATCCCAGAAGAAACAGGAGCCTGCTCTACCATCAGTTAAGGATTACAGTCTCTcagagctgctgtcccagctggatTCGGGGATTTCACAGACTATGGAAGGCCCTGAGGAGCTCAGCCGCAGCTCTTCTGAGTCCAAACTTGCCTCCAGTGACAAGAGGCTTTCAGGAGTTTCATCTGTAGATTCAGCTTTTTCATCCAGAggatccctttccctttcctttgaaCGGGAGAGTTCAG ATATTGGTACCACAGACATACAGAAGAGGAAGCTAACGGAGGCGATTTTATCCGGAGATACCAGCAAGCTGATGAAGATCCTCCAGCCTCAAGATGTTGATATTGTTTTAGATGGGAACTCCAGCCTTCTGCACTTGGCTGTTGAAGCAGGTCAAGAAGAATGTGTCAAATGGCTCCTGCTGTACAACGCCAACCCTAACCTCACCAACAAGAAAGGGTCCACCCCTCTTCACATAGCCATCGAGAAGAGATTTAAAAGCATCGTGGAACTGATTATGGCCAGGAAAATCAACGTCAACGCCAAAGACGAGGACCAGTGGACCGCTCTCCACTTTGCTGCCCAGAACGGGGATGACTTCAGCACCAAAATGCTGCTTGACAAGAACGCGTCCTTAAACGAGGTGGATTTTGAGGGCAGAGCCCCCATCCACATAGCCTGCCAGTACGGCCAGGAGAACATCGTGCGCATCCTGCTGAGGAGAGGCGTCAACGTCAACATCAAGGGCAAGGACGACTGGGTGCCCCTTCACTACGCCGCCTGGCAGGGCCACCtgcccatcgtgaagctgctggCCAAGCAGCGCGGCGCCGACGTCAACGTGCAGACCGTGGACGGGAGGACCTCGCTGCACCTGGCCGCCCAGCGGGGTCACTACCGCGTGGCCCGGCTCCTCATCGACCTGGAGTCGGACGTCAACGTGCGCAACGGGCTCCTGCAGACTGCTCTGCACATCGCCGCTGAGACCGGCCAcaccagcacctccaggctgCTCCTCAAGCACGGGGCAGACATGGAGGCCGCCACGGCTGAGGGATACACCGCCCTGCACTTGGCGTCGCGCAGCGGCCACTTGGCCACGACGAAGCTGCTGATGGATGAGAGGGCCAGCGTGCTAGCCAGAGGGCCTTTAAACAGGACAGCGCTGCACCTTGCCGCGGAAAACGGGCACTCTGAGGTGGTGGAAGAACTTGTCAGTGCGGAGAATATCGATATTTCTGACAGCGAGGGGTTCACGGCTCTGCACCTGGCCGCGCGAGGGGGGCACGCCAAAGCGGTGGAGGTTCTCCTCAAGCACGGGGCCCACACTGACATGCCGAGACCCAAGGGTCAGGCCCCGCTCCCtcctgctcagcacagcaggaATAGCTCGCTCACGGTGTTGTTAAGTGACACTTAA
- the RIPK4 gene encoding receptor-interacting serine/threonine-protein kinase 4 isoform X1, whose amino-acid sequence MARDTAGHGGSPWAMGLLRTFEESEFSSWEKIGSGGFGQVYKVRHLHWKTWLAIKCSPSLHVDEKERMELLEEARKMEMAKFRYILPVYGICREPVGLVMEYMETGSLEKLLASEPLPWELRFRIIHETAVGMNFLHCMSPPLLHLDLKPANILLDAHYHVKISDFGLAKCNGLSHSHDISMDGLCGTIAYLPPERIKEKNRCFDTKHDVYSFSIVVWGVLTQKKPFAEENNILHIMVKVVKGHRPELPAVSKSRPQSCNNLIKLMQKCWQDDPGERPTFQEITSETEALCEKPEDDTKEMITQDLDTKNAPEQQPEGICALSQKKQEPALPSVKDYSLSELLSQLDSGISQTMEGPEELSRSSSESKLASSDKRLSGVSSVDSAFSSRGSLSLSFERESSDIGTTDIQKRKLTEAILSGDTSKLMKILQPQDVDIVLDGNSSLLHLAVEAGQEECVKWLLLYNANPNLTNKKGSTPLHIAIEKRFKSIVELIMARKINVNAKDEDQWTALHFAAQNGDDFSTKMLLDKNASLNEVDFEGRAPIHIACQYGQENIVRILLRRGVNVNIKGKDDWVPLHYAAWQGHLPIVKLLAKQRGADVNVQTVDGRTSLHLAAQRGHYRVARLLIDLESDVNVRNGLLQTALHIAAETGHTSTSRLLLKHGADMEAATAEGYTALHLASRSGHLATTKLLMDERASVLARGPLNRTALHLAAENGHSEVVEELVSAENIDISDSEGFTALHLAARGGHAKAVEVLLKHGAHTDMPRPKGQAPLPPAQHSRNSSLTVLLSDT is encoded by the exons GGAGCGCATGGAGTTACTGGAAGAAGCCAGGAAGATGGAAATGGCAAAGTTTCGCTACATCCTCCCTGTCTATGGCATCTGCAGAGAGCCAGTGGGCCTGGTGATGGAATACATGGAGACAGGGTCCCTGGAGAAGCTGCTGGCCTCCGagcccctgccctgggagctgcgCTTCCGCATCATCCACGAGACCGCGGTGGGCATGAACTTCCTGCACTGCATGTCCCCTCCCCTGCTCCACCTGGACCTCAAGCCTGCAAACATCCTGCTGGATGCCCACTACCACGTCAAG atttcTGACTTTGGGCTTGCAAAGTGCAATGGCTTGTCCCATTCCCATGACATCAGCATGGATGGCTTGTGTGGCACCATTGCCTATCTGCCTCCAGAGCGCATCAAGGAGAAAAACAGGTGTTTTGACACCAAACATGATGTGTACAG CTTTTCCATCGTGGTTTGGGGAGTTCTTACACAGAAGAAGCCTTTTGCAG aggaaaacaacattttacATATTATGGTAAAAGTAGTTAAAGGGCACCGCCCAGAGCTACCTGCTGTTTCCAAATCCAGACCTCAGTCATGTAATAACTTGATCAAACTGATGCAAAAATGTTGGCAAGATGATCCTGGTGAACGGCCAACATTTCAAG aaaTCACTTCAGAAACAGAGGCCCTTTGTGAAAAACCAGAAGATGACACAAAGGAGATGATAACTCAGGACCTGGACACCAAGAatgccccagagcagcagcctgaG GGGATTTGTGCACTATCCCAGAAGAAACAGGAGCCTGCTCTACCATCAGTTAAGGATTACAGTCTCTcagagctgctgtcccagctggatTCGGGGATTTCACAGACTATGGAAGGCCCTGAGGAGCTCAGCCGCAGCTCTTCTGAGTCCAAACTTGCCTCCAGTGACAAGAGGCTTTCAGGAGTTTCATCTGTAGATTCAGCTTTTTCATCCAGAggatccctttccctttcctttgaaCGGGAGAGTTCAG ATATTGGTACCACAGACATACAGAAGAGGAAGCTAACGGAGGCGATTTTATCCGGAGATACCAGCAAGCTGATGAAGATCCTCCAGCCTCAAGATGTTGATATTGTTTTAGATGGGAACTCCAGCCTTCTGCACTTGGCTGTTGAAGCAGGTCAAGAAGAATGTGTCAAATGGCTCCTGCTGTACAACGCCAACCCTAACCTCACCAACAAGAAAGGGTCCACCCCTCTTCACATAGCCATCGAGAAGAGATTTAAAAGCATCGTGGAACTGATTATGGCCAGGAAAATCAACGTCAACGCCAAAGACGAGGACCAGTGGACCGCTCTCCACTTTGCTGCCCAGAACGGGGATGACTTCAGCACCAAAATGCTGCTTGACAAGAACGCGTCCTTAAACGAGGTGGATTTTGAGGGCAGAGCCCCCATCCACATAGCCTGCCAGTACGGCCAGGAGAACATCGTGCGCATCCTGCTGAGGAGAGGCGTCAACGTCAACATCAAGGGCAAGGACGACTGGGTGCCCCTTCACTACGCCGCCTGGCAGGGCCACCtgcccatcgtgaagctgctggCCAAGCAGCGCGGCGCCGACGTCAACGTGCAGACCGTGGACGGGAGGACCTCGCTGCACCTGGCCGCCCAGCGGGGTCACTACCGCGTGGCCCGGCTCCTCATCGACCTGGAGTCGGACGTCAACGTGCGCAACGGGCTCCTGCAGACTGCTCTGCACATCGCCGCTGAGACCGGCCAcaccagcacctccaggctgCTCCTCAAGCACGGGGCAGACATGGAGGCCGCCACGGCTGAGGGATACACCGCCCTGCACTTGGCGTCGCGCAGCGGCCACTTGGCCACGACGAAGCTGCTGATGGATGAGAGGGCCAGCGTGCTAGCCAGAGGGCCTTTAAACAGGACAGCGCTGCACCTTGCCGCGGAAAACGGGCACTCTGAGGTGGTGGAAGAACTTGTCAGTGCGGAGAATATCGATATTTCTGACAGCGAGGGGTTCACGGCTCTGCACCTGGCCGCGCGAGGGGGGCACGCCAAAGCGGTGGAGGTTCTCCTCAAGCACGGGGCCCACACTGACATGCCGAGACCCAAGGGTCAGGCCCCGCTCCCtcctgctcagcacagcaggaATAGCTCGCTCACGGTGTTGTTAAGTGACACTTAA